tattacaattataatattgccttgaacaaaaaaaaatacaataaatatattaaactttgacaacaactaaaaataacgctaatacaataaaaaataacattagcacaatataacaatacatgattacattttattgcaatatgctatataaatatCGCAAACTATTACAAAACTGCCAATAtacaatgaaaaaattaaaatgttagtattactgaatttaaaactcattgttattaaattagtgcgatttaacaaaaatgattatattatggatataaatatatacattccaTATAAATAGTCCATACAATTGGAATTCCATATAAATATTCCAAATATAATCTGAAGAAATTGAAAAActgacaatatattttaaaagaaatgtagaaagttaatattaatgaatttaaaatttatattagtgcaataaaacataatatactataatataatataatataatataatataatataatataatataatataatataatataatataatataatataattgtgtgaaggttaggtttaggggtaagGCATGGAAAATATCAttagtttattataaaacaatagaagtcCATGGAGATTCCCACTAgataaacaaatgtgtgtgtgtttattagaccgagagagagaagagcagcCCACACAGTTGAGAGCGAATACTAATGAGTCACTATAAAGCTCCACACTGACTCTAGCTGACCCAGTgtactcatacacacacacacagtcatgtAGAGTTGGCATGCTGTTATATAAGCCTGCGCATCCTCAGCGTTCTGGAGAAGGTTCAGCGTTGCCATGGTAAAAACACAATAACTTTTCCCCctattcaaacacacacatcccAATGTCCTTTGCTGCTGCCAGTCTTTCCTTTTGAGGAGGCAGAACATCCTGTATTGTTTCACAGGTGGGATGTCggaggaaaaagaaaagaggtGAGACTGAGCTCAAAATATGGAGGATTCACAAGAGGACAACAAATGAGGAGAAGTCTTGTTttgctctgtctctctctctctgacaggACCACAATGACCGTTTGCGGGAAGTGAGAAAGTGAGAGTGACCGGAGACCATGTCTTCATATCCTGtcatattcacacacacacatgttgtgtttacatgttttatggggacattccataggcgtaatggtttttatactgtacaaaccctattttctatcgccctacacctaaacctagccctcacaggagactgtgcacacttttactttctcaaaaaaactcattctgcatgatttataagcctgtttcctcatggggacctcacaaatgtccccacaaggtcaaaatttactggtattactatccttgtggggacatttggtctccataacgtgataaataccaggtgcacacacacacacacacacatcagtgtCTCTGTCACAGCTTATATACACACAGTGACCGCAAAAAGTACTTTGACACTTAGAAATGTCTTCAGATCATTTAACTGGACGATAAACAAGTATCACTTACATCAAATAAACAGCACAAGCACAGACTGACTCTCTGATCTGACTTAAGGTTTGTTGTTAATCTTCCATGATTATAAACTGGATCAAAAACTGGACGATTTTATCACTTAGACCTATTTGAGAAGGACTTAAGatgttaaaaagttaatataaCAATACCCGATGGAGATCGAGGCCTCGTTTCTCTTTTAGAAATCCTGCTGGTTGATTTTCCGACACTCGCCATGAAGCCAGAGCTCAAACAAACCACAGCTacgcacaaacaaacaaagcaagaCGTAAAACTTCAGCTTACATCAGGCGTGATTCTTAAATGTTGGTAAAGAGCTGTTTAATTAGCAAAACCCAGCATACAGACAATATCGTAGTGAAAGTTTACAcctgctgctgttgctgtttACTGCACACCACTTCCGTAAACCGACGCGTTGCCGTAGCAACAGATGCGCGCTCAGGTTCCAGCTACGGCGAAAAAATTACTAGGTAGGATGAGGTaagttttaaaatcatattttacagtatttctcCGTTGTAGATGTTCGATTTAAATAAGAGAAAAAGGGGTACAGCACCACAGAAACACACTGTGTTTCCAATGTATTCattttcttaatttcttaattatttttttaattaatatcgtagatatttatttatttattgaaaaaaaaaaaatttaaaatgcattaaaacgcaattcatacaaataaataaataaataaataaataaataaacaaataaaaataaataaaaagacacgtttttaatttcttagttattttggtattttaaaaGTCCTATTAAAAGTCTACAAATAATGTAGCTCAACAGGAGGTAATTTTGTGtcatgttacaaaataaataaataaataattataaaaaaaacaggaccCCTTCAGAAACCAAacaattgcatttatatatatatatatatatatatatatatacatttaaaaatgcattacaacGCAGTTCATACAAAATGACGTCCTATGACGCACGTTTTCAAATTCTTAGCTATTTTGGTATTTCAAAAAGTcttattaaaattctaaaaataatgtAGTTTAATAGGAGGCAATTTTGTGTCATGtgacaaataattaataaataaataaataaataaacaggacCCCTGCAGAATCCACAcgattgcatttatttatttatttatttatttatttacgtacCAGTCTTTCAAATACAAACGTAAAAAAGACACGTTTGGTTTAGGTAATAtcgataaaaataaaaaaaaaactacaaggAAAAAatagttgtaatatttattaaaccaTTATATTTTCTAATCTGATGTTTTCCattacattttctatttgaggttgtgtatttatttatttatttatttatttgaatgttattaatgctatttttaatattagttttagtttctgACCTAATTAAAGCCCAGCAAACAGACTTTATCACAGCTGTAGCAGGGCGTTGCTAGACCTAAAGCTCTTGTGGGGCACAGGCCCCCATTACTTTTTGtatcactttttttcttgaaagcCTGATGCGCGGACGTGGACGGCACGAGTTTGTGGTTTCGGTGAATTAGGTTACTACATTGCGTTTTTTGCCGAGATTATGCCgagattaaatgtaaatgaatgacaaataaagtaaattgtTAAAACCTAAACTTGAGATTTATACTGGGGCACGTGCCCCAGTAAAAGGGGTCTAGTGACCCCCCAAAGCTGTAGTCTGTACTCATTATGATAGCTGGCCTATATCACCGTGCACTGCTCCGGCAAAACGTTTTGTTCCTTGCTGGTACACGCGTGGCGCACCTGTCAATCATACCGATGACGTGCGCGCGGGTATATAAGTAGCGCGTCGGCCGAGCTCACCGAAGTACTTATCCAGAGCGCACAGGTAGAGGTGGATGTATCCGATAAACATAAAACAGATCTGCCTGTCTTCAATGTGTCCCGTCATGGACCAGAGTGTTAAAGCGGCTGCAGCCCTACAGGTGATCCAGCAGCACCAGACGCGCTCTCTGCCAAGCACCAGCTCTCCAAGCGTCCTGCTGGCGTACAAAAACGCGACGCAGAGACTCGGCGCGACCGGCTTGAAAGTCAGCACGCTCTCCAAAGCAGGAATGGGAATCCTGAAACTGGCCACGACGCAGCTCAAGCAGCAGGAGAAGAAGGCGAGGGTGGTGCGAGCGTCCAGTCTGGGTAAAGCGCTCCCGGCGCCCGTCGACAAAAAATCCCCGCTGGACCAACTGGCCGAACTGGTTCTACATGGGCACGCTCGCCTCCAGCCGCTGGCGAATGAACCCCAAGTTACCAAACCGCAAAACTGCAGGCGGATTGTGGTGCTCGGTGCGCCGCGGGTCGGCAAGACCTCCATTCTGCGCCGCTTTCTGCGCGAAGGCTTTGAGGAGCGATACGAGCCTACAAGTGAAGATTTCCACCGGAAACTCTACCAAATTCGCGGGGAAACCTACCAGATAGACATACTGGACGCGTCCGGCGAGAGGAGCTTCCCTGCCAAGAGGAGACTGTCCATCCTGACCGGTGCGTAAACGTTTCGAATACTATCTTAGAATCTGTATATGTCTTTATGAAGgctttatttttactgtatgaaGTTTTTGGTGTCACACTAAGTTATTTGTGAGGGGACAGAATGGATGTACTTGTTTTATAATCATCTTTAAGTATCATTCACAGGTTCAGTctcagattttatatatatatatatatatatatatatatatatatatatatatatatatattaacctTCCGATAGAAAAGCAATaggattttatgtttttagataaatacataaacaatggCACCAAGCACAAATTTAGTTACATCAAATTAATTCTACTTTTCTTCAATAAACGTAAATTTGAGCGAATCAGCATCTTTAATTTAGAACATGgaatataaatcataattatgttacctgttacttaatataaacacatttatagcACCTCTTAAATCATATAATTGATGTCAGGAGTGTCAAACTTTGGTTTGAATCTCAACTTCTTATCTGCACTTTTATTTCCGATAACACtgcattttttgtgaaaattatgCTTCCATACGTCAGATATTGACCCTTTCTCGTCTCTTCCGTGTTTTTCAGGTGATATATTCCTGCTCGTCTTCAGTCTCGACGACCGCAGCTCATTTGAGGAAGTTCGCGCTCTGCACGCCGAGATTGTCGCTGCTAAAACGGCCTTGCACCGATCCAAACAGAAAGTCTGCGTACCGACGGTAGTCTGCGCGAACAAAATGGATTTGCCCTCCGAGCAGCGCGTCGTGTCGCGGACTGAAGTGCTCCGCGCGTTTGGCAACGGCTGTGCTCTGTTCGAGACCTCCGCCAAAGACAGTGTGAATCTGGAGCAGGTGTTCGAGGCGCTGGCGCGGCGCGGCGGGCTCCCCGTCGAGACCGGACCCTCGCAGCACCGTAAAGTGTCCATCCGTTCGTACCAGGCGCTCCGGGCGGCGCGGCAGGTGGAGAAAGGGAGCAAACCGGCCGTTTGCGATGCTCCGTGCGGGGCGCTCTATCCTTTGGCCCGCAGACCGAGTTTCGGCACAGACCTGAGGCTGGTCCTCGGTCCCAAAGGCAACAGAAAACAGAGCAAAGCGATGGACAAGTGTCAGATTCAATAAAGCAATCAAGACTGAGAAAAAGAGATCTTTCAGCTTTCAACAAAGAACACTGACAATATTTCATCCTTTGAAGATGGACCACAATcctttttacatatatataaaactgaccattgcattttaatgattACTTTGACATTGCAACGcaattaaaaccatttttactGATGTACGGAGTCATATACTTGTACAATTTTATTCTGCTTAGTGCATTTTAATCTGGGAGGAACAATGCAGCACTGATATTGATTTAACATCAAACAGTAATTGAAGAATCCTCATTACAAACCCTGCTGAAGACCTGAAGGCCATATTTAATGACTTGAATGAAAATACTGTGATTATGTCTGAGACATGACAAACTGAATTGGCCTGAGGCCACTTTTATTGCTCAGAGCCTCGTTTTTATGGTGTCTTTCTGATAAAAATCCACTGAGAATGACTGAAAAGCCTGTTGAGAGATTGGTTTGTTGAATGCATGTGATCctgtattatattttgaataaaacattttcatacaaAGCCTGACGTCATGAGTCAGTCTGATGATTCGGTGAAAAGCTGTGCTAACAGATGCCACCTCACCCGCGTAATGAAGTAGCGAGAAGTGTGTcacgattcattcattcaaaataaataaattattgagAGCCTGTGGGCGTTTAGATGAAATGATAGAGCCTTGACTCTCTCTGATTGCATAAGACTCTTTACATGCTGCTACCGCACAGGATGTGCTGTGAGAAAGAGAAGAAACGGAGAACTGCTGCtgtactttctttctttctatctatctataaaatccaatagtttatgcttagatataattagttatctttacttagttgctatacttagtaggttttattaagttacagctttCAAGGcaagtaaaacaatttacttactgctTTGAGTGATCAGCCTGATTCCAAAAAAAAGCTGTGTAAAATGTGAATAAACACAGAATGCAGTGATTTAcaaaagctatattttatctGCAATAGACCATAGAAAGCATCAAATGCTTAAACTGAGGAAATAcaccatttaaataaataaaaagtcattttgaatATGATGGCCACAACACATCTCAAAAAGGTGGGATGGGTGCAGCAAATTACTGGAAAATTAAGTGTTACTAAAAAGGAAATCCTACTTTGCAAATAATTATGTTAACTGGCAACAGATCAGTAACATGACTGGGTACAAAAAGAGTATCTTAGGCCTAATCTCACCAAGATTTTTCGAATTTTTCctcagtttaaaaaacaaagtcatGTTGGCCAATCAGAAGCCTCAAAAATGTGCGCATTCCAACATCACAAGCCAAAATCTCCAGTTCACTGGCTACACAGCAACACTGTAACCGGAGTCTATAAAATTCTCCACCCTGGCAGAAGTTTCCAAAAAGGTTTGGTTTCAGTGACCTATACTGCATTTGTGTGTAGACGAATGGCCAAACTGCATAGAAAAAGCTGTGGTTTTTAAATGACCTGTGTTTGTGTGGACAGGGCCTTTAAGACACAGAGACTCTCAGAAATACAGATGGGCAGAGGTTCACCATTCTGTGAAAAACTGCATCGAATAATGTTCCcagtgctgggtagattacttaccaattgtagtctgttactgattacagattacatgatGAAAACTGTAGTTTAcctatgtgtacattttttaaatcaaactttaCCATTAAATGTAccattctgataaaaaaaaaaataaaaataaataaataaataaataaataaaaaataatattatatatttatatcaattatattatattatactatatttatatcaacaacataaaacatacattaaacattacatcagCAGAGCTGATTGTGAGTAAATAGTGAGTTAATAAAAAGCTATTAATTGatgaatcataaaaatgtaaaataaactaaaaaaaaaaaaatcaaatattaaaatattaacttcctcatattttaagtaaatacttgatgttgaaaaaaaaatgtatgggaATCCCTGCATTGTACAAACACGTACAagcctaaaaatatttttgtccagACTCAATAGTTAATGAAGGTCACTCTGGATATGATGACAACAGTGTTTCACAACTATATCAGCAGTGTTTAGTAACttgcataattaattgttttacgGTCTAATTGCTtgagaagtgttttttttccttcaaattCAGAAGCATGGTTTGCAATTAtgacatagaaaaaaaaaacaatttttagaaaggaaaatgtaaaagagaaaaaagaataaGAATCAATACATAATGAGTAATTTACTGCCCTTGTgtcaataaaatgtaatcatgtaatccataaaaaagtaactgtaatctgtaaTATACTCTAATTACTAGTACTTTAAGGTGACCttttatgcccctttttacaagatgtaaaataagtctctgatgtccccagagtgtgtatgtgaagtttttagctcaaaatacccgacagataattttttatagatTGTTAAAATGGCCACTTTTGGGGTATGAGCCAAAACgcattgtttttgtgtttgtccctttaaatgcaaatgagctggttCTCCTGGCCCCCTCTTCAGAAGAGGACGGAGCTTCAAGAgccagcaaaaacaaaatagaaaagaTCTTACACA
This genomic window from Labeo rohita strain BAU-BD-2019 chromosome 1, IGBB_LRoh.1.0, whole genome shotgun sequence contains:
- the rasd2b gene encoding GTP-binding protein Rhes; the protein is MYPINIKQICLSSMCPVMDQSVKAAAALQVIQQHQTRSLPSTSSPSVLLAYKNATQRLGATGLKVSTLSKAGMGILKLATTQLKQQEKKARVVRASSLGKALPAPVDKKSPLDQLAELVLHGHARLQPLANEPQVTKPQNCRRIVVLGAPRVGKTSILRRFLREGFEERYEPTSEDFHRKLYQIRGETYQIDILDASGERSFPAKRRLSILTGDIFLLVFSLDDRSSFEEVRALHAEIVAAKTALHRSKQKVCVPTVVCANKMDLPSEQRVVSRTEVLRAFGNGCALFETSAKDSVNLEQVFEALARRGGLPVETGPSQHRKVSIRSYQALRAARQVEKGSKPAVCDAPCGALYPLARRPSFGTDLRLVLGPKGNRKQSKAMDKCQIQ